The following proteins are co-located in the Manihot esculenta cultivar AM560-2 chromosome 7, M.esculenta_v8, whole genome shotgun sequence genome:
- the LOC110619826 gene encoding KIN17-like protein, producing the protein MGKNEFLTPKAIANRIKAKGLQKLRWYCQMCQKQCRDENGFKCHCMSESHQRQMQIFGQNPHRIVEGYSEEFENGFLDLMRRSHRFSRVAATVVYNEYIHDRHHVHMNSTQWATLTEFVKYLGRTGKCKVEETPKGWFITYIDRDSETLFKEKMKNKRIRADLAEEEKQEREIQKQIEKAEQFLSTVRNGDVEKENIESAEPPFKELKLEGGVKIGFALGSKSNVGKEKGESSSRLVFEENEEKERMNTKIKENGSTGKSGKSTLEELMREEEKAKERSNRKDYWLCEGIIVKVMSKTLAEKGYYKQKGVVRKVIDKYVGEIEMLESKHVLRVDQEELETVIPHIGGLVRIVNGAYRGSNARLLGVDAEKFCAKVQVEKGIYDGRVLKAVEYEDICKLAQKQKKNKKSQL; encoded by the coding sequence ATGGGCAAGAACGAATTCCTCACCCCAAAAGCAATCGCCAATCGAATCAAAGCCAAAGGTCTCCAAAAGCTCCGATGGTACTGTCAGATGTGCCAGAAACAGTGCCGTGACGAAAACGGCTTCAAGTGCCACTGTATGAGCGAGAGCCACCAGCGTCAGATGCAAATTTTCGGCCAAAACCCTCACCGAATTGTCGAAGGCTACTCCGAGGAGTTCGAGAACGGCTTCCTCGATCTGATGAGGCGGAGCCACCGGTTCTCGCGGGTGGCCGCTACTGTCGTTTACAATGAGTATATCCATGATAGGCATCACGTTCATATGAACTCAACGCAGTGGGCTACTTTGACGGAGTTCGTTAAGTACTTGGGCCGCACGGGGAAGTGCAAGGTTGAAGAGACTCCCAAAGGGTGGTTTATTACTTATATTGATAGAGATTCAGAGACTCTTTTTAAGGAGAAGATGAAGAATAAGAGAATTAGAGCGGATTTGGCTGAGGAGGAGAAGCAAGAGAGGGAAATTCAGAAGCAGATTGAGAAAGCTGAGCAATTTCTTTCAACAGTTAGAAATGGGGATGTTGAGAAAGAGAATATTGAATCGGCGGAGCCTCCGTTTAAGGAATTGAAGTTGGAGGGTGGGGTTAAGATCGGCTTTGCTCTTGGTTCAAAAAGTAATGTTGGTAAGGAAAAAGGAGAGAGTTCTTCTAGATTGGTATTTGAAGAAAACGAAGAGAAGGAAAGAATGAAcacaaaaattaaagaaaatggtAGTACGGGTAAGAGTGGAAAATCGACATTGGAGGAGTTGATGAGGGAGGAAGAGAAGGCAAAGGAGAGGAGCAATAGGAAGGATTATTGGTTATGTGAAGGGATAATTGTTAAGGTAATGAGCAAGACATTGGCAGAGAAAGGTTACTATAAGCAGAAAGGGGTTGTGAGGAAAGTGATTGATAAGTATGTTGGAGAAATTGAGATGCTTGAGAGTAAGCATGTGTTGAGAGTTGACCAAGAAGAACTTGAGACTGTAATTCCACATATAGGGGGTCTGGTCAGAATAGTTAATGGAGCCTACAGAGGATCAAATGCGAGACTATTGGGAGTGGATGCAGAGAAGTTTTGCGCCAAGGTGCAGGTAGAAAAGGGAATTTATGATGGAAGAGTGCTCAAGGCTGTGGAGTATGAGGACATATGCAAACTTGCTCA